The Cycloclasticus sp. genomic sequence GCCGCAAAACCCTCGGAAATCCAGGTGCGGACGATTGACATACTGAACCGGCAAGCGGAAATTTTCTAAATTAACCGTGTCTTCAAGTGGAATTGTGTTTAGTTGCTCCATTAACGGTGCATCGGTATTCCAAGCCATATTCTCACTGGCGTTAACCACATTGTCGCCGGTTAAAGCGGAGACCGGTACAAACACCGGGTCAACAATGCCAAGGCCTTTTGCAAAGGCTTGATACTCTGCTTTTATCTCGTTAAATCGCTGCTCACTAAAGTCAACCAAATCCATTTTATTCACCGCCACAACGATATTTTTAATACCGAGCAGGTGAGTGATATAACTGTGACGGCGCGTTTGTGTCTGCACACCATAGCGCGCATCGATAAGAATAATCGCTAGGTCGGCGGTTGATGCGCCAGTAGCCATATTACGGGTATATTGCTCATGGCCTGGGGTGTCAGCGATGATGAATTTACGTTTATCGGTGGCGAAAAAGCGGTACGCCACGTCAATGGTAATCCCTTGCTCTCTTTCTGATTGCAAGCCGTCTACCAATAACGCCAAATCAATGCTTTCGCCGGTCGTGCCGTGTTTTTTAGAGTCTTGATGAATCGCCGCCAGTTGATCTTCGAAAATCATTTTGCTGTCATGTAGCAGACGCCCAATGAGGGTGCTTTTGCCGTCATCCACGCTACCGCAGGTAATAAAACGCAATAGCTCTTTATTTTCGTGCTGGTGGAGGTACGCCTCGATATCCGATTCGATGAGTTTGTTTTGTTCAATAGCCATTAGAAATACCCTTCTATCTTTTTCTTTTCCATAGAGCCTGATTCATCGTGATCGATCAATCTACCCTGACGTTCTGACACTTTAGTCAGCAGCATCTCTTGAATAATCTCAGGCAAGGTCTCTGCCTTCGACTCAACCGCACCCGTTAGCGGGTAACAACCCAACGTTCTAAAACGTACTTTTTCCATCACCGCTTTAGCCCGTAATTCTTCAGGCATACGATCATCATCGACCATAATTTTGGTACCGCCGTACTCGACCACTGGACGCTCTTTAGCGAAATACAAATCAGGAATCGGTATACCTTCTAAATAGATATATTGCCAAATATCAAGCTCAGTCCAATTCGACAATGGAAACACCCGAATCGACTCGCCTTTTGCGTGGCGACCATTGTAGGTATCCCATAATTCGGGACGCTGCGCCTTTGGGTCCCAACGATGGTGTTTATCACGGAAAGAATAAATACGCTCTTTCGCGCGTGACTTTTCCTCATCGCGCCTTGCTCCACCGAATACCGCATCGTATTGGTAAATATCCAGCATCTGACGCAAGCCTTCGGTTTTCATGATGTCTGTGTGCATCGATGAACCGTGTTCGAATGGGGAAATATTCAACTCTTCGCCTTTCGGGTTGATATACACCACTAATTCCATGCCCACTTCTTTCGCACGCTTATCACGAAACTCGATCATTTCTTTAAACTTCCACTGCGTATCCACGTGTACCAATGGAAACGGTGGCTTAGCCGGATAAAATGCTTTTTGCGCCAAGTGCAGCATCACCGATGAATCTTTACCCACGCTGTACAGCATCGCCGGGTTATCAAACTCGGCAATCACCTCACGCATAATATGAACAGACTCCGCTTCTAGCCGCTTTAAGTGCGTCAATTGCTTTTTACTTATAACCATAATGTTTCTTTTAAATAGAATATATAATATTTAATTATAATGAATTCTCAATCACTTTACTTATTTTATTGCTTTGCCAGCACAAAATAACTTTTCTGATAAAGGTCTTTGAGTTAAGTGCGGATTATGCCTGCCATCCTGCCCCACGTACACCCTTAGCAAAAACGAAAATGAATCTCCACGCGGGCGCTTAGCGCTTATTCAAGGCTGGTCGGAAGGCCACCTCAAGCTCTCTGACAAGCTCAGCCAACATATTGATATTGCCTAACTTGCCGAGCCTGCGAAAGCATGTGCCCAGCCGAGGTTCCTTACGCCCGTCTGGTCAATGATTTTCGCAGTGAAACCGCTGTAACACGTAATAATACGCTGATTTTCTCGAGCGTTCAGCTATTAAGCTTTTAACCAGGCAACACCGAATAAGCTTAAACACGCTACTACGCAGCTACCAACATTTAGCTTTCAACAAATCACCCTTACCGCTTAACCATTATCTACCGAAGAACATTGTTAGCAACAACCTTCGTGAAAAATACGCATCAGCGAGCTCTTTTGGAGTGCGGTCACGTGGCCCTGTTCACCGGTTGCGCTAGTGAAGTTATCGACTCAAAAAC encodes the following:
- the cysN gene encoding sulfate adenylyltransferase subunit CysN; the protein is MAIEQNKLIESDIEAYLHQHENKELLRFITCGSVDDGKSTLIGRLLHDSKMIFEDQLAAIHQDSKKHGTTGESIDLALLVDGLQSEREQGITIDVAYRFFATDKRKFIIADTPGHEQYTRNMATGASTADLAIILIDARYGVQTQTRRHSYITHLLGIKNIVVAVNKMDLVDFSEQRFNEIKAEYQAFAKGLGIVDPVFVPVSALTGDNVVNASENMAWNTDAPLMEQLNTIPLEDTVNLENFRLPVQYVNRPHLDFRGFCGTIAAGTIKVGDHVTVLPSKKTSIVKQVIQPAVAEQDMTIDEAFAPMAITLTLEDEVDISRGDMIVKTTDIPELSDQLEVTMVWMNEEAMQTGVDYLIKRASNVVPGRFNSIDHKIDVNTLEKIETSELQLNEIAQCQLSLKQTIAFDAYTDVKGTGSFIVIDKYTNATLAAGMIQGKSDVTTQKASAKEYSAFEKELNALVREQFPEWGCRSIDDLLS
- the cysD gene encoding sulfate adenylyltransferase subunit CysD gives rise to the protein MVISKKQLTHLKRLEAESVHIMREVIAEFDNPAMLYSVGKDSSVMLHLAQKAFYPAKPPFPLVHVDTQWKFKEMIEFRDKRAKEVGMELVVYINPKGEELNISPFEHGSSMHTDIMKTEGLRQMLDIYQYDAVFGGARRDEEKSRAKERIYSFRDKHHRWDPKAQRPELWDTYNGRHAKGESIRVFPLSNWTELDIWQYIYLEGIPIPDLYFAKERPVVEYGGTKIMVDDDRMPEELRAKAVMEKVRFRTLGCYPLTGAVESKAETLPEIIQEMLLTKVSERQGRLIDHDESGSMEKKKIEGYF